The Cydia amplana chromosome 1, ilCydAmpl1.1, whole genome shotgun sequence DNA segment TAAAAGTTTCCCAAACTATTGCACGTCATGATTGATCAttattaaggccgtgcatcgaaaaataacaggatcttagaaaggtggcagtggctagccctggaaacaaacagtagtgattttcggatatatgtttcttgactatatgataagagatttcgtagtagtcgaaacacgaatgcttaaaattttctcgatagaaaataaatccaaacttacgtgttcatttttcggttttagcttcgtgcaactagaaaacacatccatatccagcacaatccaccttacagcaaaggttttcatctcgtcttaactttcaaagaactaaatattaacttattatcctttaccgatggatttattatcgatttttgattttatgaattcaacagcaaacgcccattttacgcagttcggtttctctttctgtcatgcgtcaaattcataaatgcatcctttatgccggtaatgttagatggccgtcgtgcctcaaagaggtaagacctatgtcacttcgcgcagcgctccgaattacgtaaaattttaatatccaataaacgttgagtcgtaactccattgagtagtaacggaatcggaggtaaacctatgatggtgccttcttacaggcctgaattagcgtatcgccggtcagtttcctaattcgtcaattttgctgattcaacagtttaaTGATTAGACTGTTTCTTAATTCGCCAATTTCCTTTTTTGCCAGTTTCACTAAATTGTCAGAGCCCCTATTAAGCCAGTTTCTTGAGTCGCAAACTTCCTTATTCCTCAATTATCTTAAGTTGTCAGTTTTGCTATTTCGTCATTTTCCTAATCCGTTACTTTCCTTATACAACAATCCAATATTATAACTTATATCGTAAAAGTAGCAATGTAATCTCTACAAAGGTCAAAAGTTAGTTTGCATGCATAAGTACCTTTATCATTAGAATTACGTTTACAAAATACTCGGTAAGAAATTACACTTCATTGCAATGCCATTAGttgttacatttaaaaaaatcatacttaATTATGGTCAACCTATTCATGACTCAAActgtagtacagtcacctgcaaaagTATCTTCGACAACAAAGCTCAAAGGCCactaaaatatgtgacacgcgtttatggctctacaaatgagATTGCTTAAATAAGAtacttttacagtacctatttgTTCTGGAAGATAATttcgcaggtgactgtacctacaggagAATAGCAGATGACATAACTTTGTATGGTGTCGgataatagttttaaaataacatttaataaggtGACTAGAAACATCAATGAAGCATCAATAGGTTCATCTTTTGATTCTGCATCAAGCCTTGGTCTCTTGCTACTTGCCTCACGACCCTGAAATCACCTTGTATATTTGATACACCGAAACACGACTATAAGACCCTGGCAACTAGTGAAACTGGCGAATATAGAAACCGATTATCTAGGGGAAATGACCATTTGACCAAACtgacgaataattaaattagcacATAAGGAAACTAGCAAATTTACGAAACTGAAGCCTAGCAAAACTGGCGAAAGAGTAAACTGAAGGTTTAGGAAAATGACCCACTAGCGAAATTGTCAACCTAGTGAAAATGACCAGAAGgtaaactgttgaatcagctaaattgacgaattaggaaactgaccggcgatacgctaattcacaggcctatacgttacgcatgtgtgcgtgtttgcttagctacgtcatgctacgtcgaaatctatactctttgtcagttacaacgggttaggaaatttcgacagatattgaaatgtatcggtagctgtttggtatttagccatcagaatctaaccgtaactttttgctttatttttgtttgaaaataaaatatgtataagaatatattttttgctttttttctattgtaatgataaaaataaatctagtatgtttcatgctcaaataatttaaaataattgaataaatattgaaaactaatagatattattcgttttaattattatattattaagtttgtttgaataaaatattttattttaataatacgtaaagttattaatgttattatatttaagtaccactaaaaaaggtccctacttacaaaaactcacttgcacgggccggggttcgaacccgtgacctccggtttgaaagtcgcacgccactacaatttcacataagtaatttacaatgacatgataccgtggaaaaagtgaatattacaatgtactgtgttactatcattttatagtttattttggcttgacaaggaggaatgagaaaaacgtgcagagcgagaggattaaatctctctgtccctttcttaaagtagccaatcctaattatgacatctgttttgatattaattctttgaacataatttgtcgatgttcttttttatatcatcgagaaagatttttattaaaaaaatgtgttgaatttatatgttttatttatgtttttttggcataaatttcattacttttgacaaattttgattgtgatgacaaacgatttgatgtgatgtgtgaaacgaaccatgtgatcaacgatttatctaataaaacttcatttagtcgaaaaaaatagttgtctactaccgggtggaaaaaaattatgggccctggagggaaagtgccttaaaaccttaagtttgctcattttacttaaatgaaacattattgttttttaaagaaacaactgcattcaaagatttttgaagtgaaaacttctttagcggcgctaggcactttttgaggtggggaaaaaatgataaactcgagacagcgtaaggcgatcatgtgaccgtaaggtttagatggcatttaaatcaataaagaaaaactcaatgacattacatgaaaaaggttataatcttgtacgggctgaaatacgaggatctcacagtattataactttatatcactcaaatataattcaataaagctacatcttgatgaaatcgctaataaaagtgaactctagtactggtgaataaaactcaaaatatcatgaccaaatatatttagatgcgaggtctgcaaggtaactttacaatttctattcgaattttaaacaattaacgctataaatttgaatttcgaattttaaacaagctcactgaccagcaatttcggaaccaaaagttttcaatagaaaggaggatgggtcaattatacatagtgctgcagacattttggactagtcattgagttttcacttctgtcggcactcccggaatgcaacacgttgttttttttaaattcgcttagtcgcgcccgggaatcgaacctactttttccacactgtataaaataacacaaatgcttttcttctggtaacttaaatgttctatctatcttggtgatatttcaatgcaatcaaataatctgaaaaaataataataacccaatttatgaattccgttccttcagaaaaatgcgaaatgtacgtacaatttttagggatatcgtacttttcccagagacaaatttagttggctaagagacattttcactgatccaaatctgtactaaaaatctaacataatatgataaggacttaatcgttttaagctcaagagtgagttttcctaaagctttttctaaaaattatgtctttattaacgttaggagtgcactgcagcatgtcaaatgtatgccaaaatgtcaagggagagaacaataaattaagtttcaattccacttccactcatcagcaaagtgatataagtatatcagcagtttaaagttattttagattacaaaattagcgcatcaaaaaaatcaaagtgcatagaaaaaaagtctcctgagtcataataaaattgatgtctcttgggtcaccagaaaagtcaccagggagaacgatgacccaaatcacatttaaaagaaaaggtaaattttgtgtactacctacgaacatttttcaaaaaactatgtttttataacatattagacccaggatagatctaatacctcttttcgtaccctggataaaatggtcggcgactaaaaaagtaactgaaacgttacgttattagatGCCGCGTTgtgcccttgccttcgttgcgatatgtttggtaagtcaggagacttaaaaaatgagccatgattttgggacatattaacaaatatttttttgaataggtatatattaattttagcggactttaataatttaccagttaaattagatgtaaatacctttttagttaatcgttaatatgatatattagtagcagtaaaacactttattgtacaaaaagacacataaaacatgaaaaaaaaacatccttcgtatatggtagaatatatttttcacacttataagtaaaaaccaaaaccgatacgcgattgagatacgctctttttgtatgggatacaaaaaaaaattctcctgggtcaccaagaaaaatcgacatattaaaataattcagttcgtttttaagttctagtcagattgactttttggttatttgagataaattacaataacgcttagatttgaaaaacatgattttctattttgttgcgatcgacccgggtaataaaaatacggcgaatttgaacttttgtttgttgtcgttgtaaaatgtattaaaaaataatgtaggcacccctgacaattgaaattcaaaattatccagaaaaagcggccaagtgcgagtcggactcgcccatgaagggttccgtatttaggggatttatgacgtattaaaaaacaactacttactagatcttgttcaaaccaattttcgttggaagtttgcatggtaatgtatgtaattattttagaagttacagggggggggggacacacattttaccactttggaagtgtctctcgcgcaaactattcagtttagaaaaaaattatgttagaaacctcaatatcatttttgaagacctatccatagataccccacacgtatgggtttgatgaaaaaacattttttgagtttcagttctacgtatggggaacccccaaaaaaatttttgtgtgaaaatcttaatgcggtttacagaatacatctacttaccaagtttcaacagtatagttcttatagtttcggaaaaaagtggctgtgacatacggacggacagacggacagacagacagacagacagacatgacgaatctataagggttccgttttttgccatttggctacggaaccctaaaaatgagtgtttcaaaaaggcaccctgtattccttacatacctaaataatctcttattcaataaaacatataattactaaacactgtgatttatttcaaataaatgcaaatcgataggataaaaaatattaatacctacctatacaacaatgaatacgagtacagtcagctgcaataatatgttacacaccgaaggccgttttgcggtagatcatgttagatcttatttgtagagccataagagcgtgtcacatatttttgcggccgtcgaagagtaacatattattgcaggtgactgtacctatgaaaaattcgagggttaaaaagcatttcaaccaaagcatttataataataacgactatggacgcctgcaaccccaggggtattgtaaccccataacaataaggttgaaatttgcatttagtgaccgcaaagtcaggtgagcgtaatcaagtaaatctcttttcatcatattttatcaaaaataatctcttttctgttcttgtgctattttcttattatcaatactcttaacttatatgctatatacgctgctgcttctatgctgttaacatcttccaaaacaacaataaatattcaggtttattaattaattattttattgtttgctattatgaacaagtaacaacgccatctgtttcaattttttccgaatttaagtttatggctgaccgcagcgaccgcgtataatggtagttaacttctgtaacgttagatggtgctaaaaggtcacacaaacttcacgtgcggcgcgaagcgtttccatgtgtgcgtgttagcggggagggaagaactagcgggcgtggtttacgaagcgccagacgcggctgcagtaggcccttacaATACAATAGTATCGTTCTTGCGCGTCATCAAATATCAACAAACCAATTTTATACATCAAGGTTTTTTTTCATGCTATTaagttaaatatctgggagaccgagctttgctcggaaaacatataaaatctcaaaaattagcgtttttccagagataagacctagctagatcgatttttcgcccccgaagacccccatataccaaacttcatcgaaatcgttagagccgtttccgagagaaataaataaataaatatgcaagaattgctcgtttaaaggtattagattagatagataaactGTGGCAGATTGTTTCACCCTTGACAACCAAGCAATTTCCATGTCAAAATTATCAACTTCCTTCAGGAACAGTTGACGGAAGTTGAAACACGCCTAAGCAAATGCTAACTTTTCTATTGTAGGCAGGTACTTATTGATATTTAGATCTTTATTTATCATTATAATCAATTTTAGACCTTGAGGTATGGTGCTCAGATATAAAATCTCTCTGGTAGAGGGTAGAGCCGGTAGGTGAGCAAGAAATATAAGGTAAGTCTGGCTTTGTCAATATTGCTGGTACACGTAGAACAATATCCGGTAATTGTATTTTGTTTCGAGTGTTATTAGTCCCTCGTCGTCAGAGTGTTATCAACGCATTTAATATTGGTTTATTGGACCTCATGTATCCCAGACAGTCACTCTGGCTTCTTATTTGCGCAATTTCCGTTCAATCTCATTTAGTGCCACCGGAGGATACGGTAAGGTTTTTTGAACTGCGATGGATGTGGAAACCGTGAAGTAGGTTCAtacttacaattttattattactgatatgtttttattattataaataatagcCGCAATTTTCTAATAAGGTTTTATATTGTGTGTTGCATTCAAGTATAACTATGTTTTCTCTACACCAGCTCGACAGGCTCTCATTAAACTGATgagaaacttacatattattaataacaaaacttctgtGAGACACagatattatagtattttatgcaaccgttgtttaagagaggtcaaaaaaggcgagtggcgtgagtaacaatttgaggcgaagccgaaaattgttaataaagacgccacgagtattttttgactcagttaaacaacgttgcatataatactttttctacgactaagcacttactttgaaataaaattgtaaaaacaaatatttttcattcaagaagtagcaaagaatagAGGGtgcgggcgggaaaagaatgaatgaattaaaaaaaaaacatgtctatagttcactcatctgtcagatatgacaattaaaattaggttggcaacaatgtatttcatacaatattttttaagttgtgattacacgaagtatcgtaaaggtgccaaaaagatactgcgtgtatgcacaaatacttttttggggaatagactaaagacttgttttgacaactataagataggggtttaaaggtgtgtgcacgaccctttaaatgacaaataaaagtacgggagtagaaaaaatatattaaaaacgggtcacgtattttaagtcgaaaacgctatTGCATATTATTTACATGCGAGGCAAAGTAATTCGATGCAATTGTTGAGTGGTTTAGTCATGTTTTAGTTTATTGAATCTTACGTTATTATTTAGTATCatgtttgttattgttatgtcaaaagtttaaataagGCTGAGTTCCCTCACTAAAAAAAATAACGCTCATTTGACTTTGATTTGTAATATTTACagttaagtagtttttttcCTCGCGTTAGTGtgccctcgcaacgctcaagatacCACTTTTCGACTCACTCTCTAtgtcgtggttcaattttggaatctttcgcttgctcgggtatcaataatattattagccgcgttaaacaataactttgccccATGTAAAACAAATGATCATTTCTACATTTATTACTAGAGAAAACTAGAGATCGGTCTATCGAATTTTTAATTGAACAAAAAACCTACTAGCTCTTCACATGTGTGAATTTGTTTAATTAGTTATCGTTGTTCTATTTTTGAAAAGCCAACCCTATAAAATGAGAAAGTAATATCACCGCTTGTTTTGGGTTGAAAAAGTCCTATAAGCATTTATCATTATAATCCAATAATTAGAGCCGATTTAAAAGAAATGATTTAAAATACTATACCTGCCTACTGGCATGAAGTCCGCCATTTGGACTTTCATTGAATGTGCAAAatgtttgaataaaaaaaacatttcaggAGGGACACGATCAGCTAAAGAAGTGGTGCGAGTATGCATACTCATGTTTCCACGACAAGGTGTATGTGTGCGGGCGCGGCGCCATGCAGACGCGCACCTTCCTGGACGTGTGCGACATGTACGAGTACTCCTGCGAGACCAATCAGAGTATGTAACAACACATCACACTACTCATCATACATCGGCTAATAAGTGGAACTAAACATCCTGCATTTCAAGTTATCAGGCATACAATGCGGTTGGAGAgaccaataggctacatgactaattttttatggtatcaatcgatcgggtttgtttttaggatccaatgtctatatgggacccattgcattaaagtaacacaaaagtcaaaaattgtagtcaaagtccgacagtcgcacttcactcgcgaaacgccctttacaaaacggccagaggccgtgacgtcatcgcccatcttgtagtatggataaaacaagaaaattgcgtttttgtcggtgaaatattgcgtttatgtatatagttgctatacaatatttttttggacgaaatgtaaggaatcgaatggtacccttacttttatcgtttttggaagttaaaaaaaactgaaattttgaaactttcaggtcctgtaattttgtaatttttctatattttattttaatatccacattattgtgataaattgctcgtttgctatctattttactagattttgttataaaattcaacatgtgtcatcatccctattattgaCTATATCTACTGACCTAAtaccgattcagatttaacaacttgttacggttCTGAACTGGTTTTgttacgaccttgacgatcgtcttggtgattggcgcaaATCCCACGCACGTCTTtgacttcatttcgcatgcaccaatcagcgacaacattcttcaaggtcgtatcgaaACCAGTTTACAACCGTAAAAAGTTGAAAACGGAATTTGGAATCGGGCTCCTGCAATAATAATATCGAAGagcggaaaaaataaaaattaaaagtatgtgacACGCTTTTATGGCGCTCGAATAAGATCGCATCACATTCTCGTATTTTTACGCGCTATGTATAAAAAGTACACGTCCTAATTTTATGTaagaaaaaggaaaaaatacagttcttttttttttcagttttcatTAAGATTAAGGAGACAGACAGCGAACCACGGTGTCCGGATCCAGGGCGGTTGGGCTGAGAGGAAAAAACGTGTCTTAATTatcattaagtacctataaatattttttactgttTCTAGACAGCCTACTCTTTTAAcaagcaaatatttatttataattaaaacgcTCAGTTTTTgatgatattttttatttgtacatattATACTAATCCTGAAGGTTGGTCAAAACTTGGCTTGCAATTTTTCACGATAGAGAAATCTGAAATATAAAACGCATTGTTAAAATACGCAGATCTTGAAAAATTCTCAGAACTCTCAGATGCCTTTTTAAGTACTTTtcatagagcaaaacaaataagaataattaattttcatagttcttaGAACTACCTAAAGGTATGTCCGCTTTTGGGATACCTCTACTATTGatttgtaacaaaaaaaacacattaaacAAGTCTGTACTTACTGTATTTCCAATAGCAATTAACTTGGAACATGTGACAGAGATCGTAGAACCTCCCGTATCCAAAGTTATCGTCGAATGCACATACAGGCTTCAGAGTTCGAGAACAAAGCACGGAAAGCTCGCACCATGGGCTTTTAGCCGTAGGCGTGATGCTTGATACCAACTCAACCTTGCCATCGGAGGAACGCCTAGTAAACTGAAACGATGAAATACCTTTGGTGTACTTAAATGGTAATTCTAAGGTCCAGTAAATAATAGTTCACTGTTTGAAATATGCCACTAAATAGAAATTGCAAAATTTAATTCCTTCtccaatattataatttttaaatcggGCTCTAATTAAATTAGTTATTTCTTCCTTGCAAATTCGTTACTCCTACATGGCACGGTAtggattaaataattatttatgtaacgCTACGGATAAAGCACTGAAAAAGAATACGTAGcatgcaattatttatttaaaaataagtaatatgCCACGATGTCCTCTCTTCTTTAGATctcgaataaatatttaatatttgttatcttgaaactaaataaactattatttgttaaaaaatgaTTGTGACAGGTTTACGACGGATCaagaaataaagcaaataaaacaTGTGTGTTAATCTTTTAttcaaaagtttaaaaatttaaacatttGGACCTcttcataggtacttaataattaagcagtatttaaaaattaaactaaacaggATTGACCCCTGACAGAAATAAATATCAACAAAAGATGACCTGTAAAGTATTGTGATATCACGATATTTAATGACCCGAGTCTGGTCataattttgagtttttatttttatttcctatCATTGTCTTCTTCGTATCGTTTCTCGACGATTACTTGAGGTTCAGAATCATGACTAAACTCTTTCTCTGCTAAGTTTTTCACATAATTTCCGTACAATGGAATTACTCGGCCCAGCCTCGAAAGAGGGCTTTCGGTCTGTACAGGAGTATTGTTATTACTCTTGAACGACCGTCTACTATTAAAAGTTACCTTTACTTCTTCAGGCATTGAAGGTTTCTCTATATTTCTACTCAAGTGCCCCACCAATCGCCTGGTCACTGATGAAGTTTTAGTGACCATCCGCAGAAGTTGTTCCAATGCCTGCGAGTGTTGTATCAACTTCTCTTCAACAAACGCGTCATGGTCTGCATGGGTTCCCTGTGATGTCACTTCGCGCTTACGAATTTTCTGGCAAAGCAATTAAATACTTACTAGCAATACGGATAGTTCAAAATGTGTAAATTACACCATTAGGGTGTGTGATGGTGGATAAGGATATTGTACAGTTTAATGCTTACCAGCGGATTTATAGGATAGACCAGAAAGTCGTCGAGGAACTCATCTGTCGTCGCAGATTCGTCCAATAGCAACTGGTATGATGAAGTTGCTAACATCAGCAATGATACTACTGAAAAGAAGACATGCGAATAAATTGtttcttatattttataatttctcATTCTACATTTAAAATATGAATGAAGTGAAGTTAATCTATGCtgctataaataaaattatttattgaaccacaaattattataaaaatccaATACAGTTCGAATACTTTCTATTACAAACTTCAATACAATAAAAACCTACAGCAACTTAAGTAGAGTTAAATTTATGCAATAAGACCAGATGGCAACAGACCATTCAGTCTTGTAATAAGACTGGCGATCTTTTCCaacttccagacaacctttggataGCAgatattaatatgtaggtaggtacttaggtagaaCCTATGTGATAACAGTACATATATAAGTAGTAAAATGCTGGAAGAAGTTAAATTTCATATTATTGCCTTGTTTTGAAAATtcgcataatatataatataggtatgtttCAGAAGCGTGAAACTCACCAAGACATAGAGGCAGCATAGCGCTTGTCGCATGAAGAATAGCCAGCAGTGTGCTGCCCCACTTATAGTGTCGGACGTTCTACTTTTCTGTTGCATGAGTAGTTTTGATCCTACTTAGctttttaattttcttgttaagcattgtttaagatttcataaattcAAATATCATAAGTACTGTCGATAATAATTacagttttatgaaaatataagatacaataagtattataatattagtaatatgccatataacttattataagtCGCGGAATCGCTCTTCATTGGAAATATCGGAATTacggtctctattgtttcccaaaaagttttaagtcataatgtatcatTTGCTCGCATttttgttagtcataatttatttagttcagaaacgcgtcacttttcaggattgccataaaacaaacctaacctaacctaacctataatatagataaccttacgaaaatcctgaaaagttaacggtttcagttttaggactaatgataatatgacaaacaatacattatgacttaaaactttatgagaaACAAATGGACCCACTGTGTCAAAT contains these protein-coding regions:
- the LOC134647460 gene encoding uncharacterized protein LOC134647460 isoform X1 — encoded protein: MLPLCLVVSLLMLATSSYQLLLDESATTDEFLDDFLVYPINPLKIRKREVTSQGTHADHDAFVEEKLIQHSQALEQLLRMVTKTSSVTRRLVGHLSRNIEKPSMPEEVKFTRRSSDGKVELVSSITPTAKSPWCELSVLCSRTLKPVCAFDDNFGYGRFYDLCHMFQVNCYWKYNFSIVKNCKPSFDQPSGLV
- the LOC134647460 gene encoding uncharacterized protein LOC134647460 isoform X2, with protein sequence MLPLCLVSLLMLATSSYQLLLDESATTDEFLDDFLVYPINPLKIRKREVTSQGTHADHDAFVEEKLIQHSQALEQLLRMVTKTSSVTRRLVGHLSRNIEKPSMPEEVKFTRRSSDGKVELVSSITPTAKSPWCELSVLCSRTLKPVCAFDDNFGYGRFYDLCHMFQVNCYWKYNFSIVKNCKPSFDQPSGLV